Proteins found in one Sorghum bicolor cultivar BTx623 chromosome 1, Sorghum_bicolor_NCBIv3, whole genome shotgun sequence genomic segment:
- the LOC110431621 gene encoding uncharacterized protein LOC110431621, with protein sequence MEDIILEPGSVPKIKIELNDKFQPIGENYRKLSSVIGVQTRKMLPVGCSDWRLVDPDKKMELWADIQKRFDIDDKAMEWVISSAGAKWKQFKAKLKENFFDETKTDEELKNLHGSGGKRKRKSCKAEVSSHIRKCELCFYCT encoded by the exons ATGGAAGATATCATATTGGAACCTGGCAGCGTGCCTAAAATCAAAATAGAACTAAATGACAAGTTCCAGCCTATTGGAGAAAATTACAGGAAGCTTTCTAGTGTTATTGGAGTTCAAACACGTAAAATGTTGCCAGTGGGATGCTCTGATTGGAGGCTTGTGGATCCTGATAAGAAGATGGAACTTTGGGCTGACATACAG AAACGATTTGATATTGATGATAAAGCCATGGAGTGGGTTATATCTAGTGCTGGAGCAAAATGGAAGCAGTTTAAGGCAAAACTAAAGGAAAATTTTTTTGATGAAACAAAAACTGATGAAGAACTGAAGAACTTACATG GCTCTGGCGGCAAGAGGAAAAGAAAATCGTGCAAAGCTGAAGTTTCTTCACACATCAGGAAGTGTGAGCTATGCTTCTACTGCACATAA